The following are encoded in a window of Thermoanaerobacterales bacterium genomic DNA:
- a CDS encoding YbaB/EbfC family nucleoid-associated protein produces the protein MEEVSPLGINKMMKQVQKLQADMARLQEELGERTVEAAAGGGAVKVTANGKQEIVAVTIQPEAVDPQDVEMLQDLVLAAVNEALRQSREMAAQEMGKLTGGLSVPGLF, from the coding sequence ATGGAGGAGGTATCGCCATTGGGGATCAACAAGATGATGAAGCAGGTGCAGAAGCTCCAGGCCGACATGGCGCGATTGCAGGAGGAACTCGGGGAGCGCACCGTGGAGGCCGCCGCCGGCGGCGGGGCGGTAAAGGTTACGGCGAACGGGAAGCAGGAAATCGTGGCGGTGACCATCCAGCCGGAGGCCGTGGATCCGCAGGACGTCGAGATGCTACAGGACCTCGTCCTGGCGGCGGTGAACGAAGCCCTGCGCCAGTCGCGCGAGATGGCGGCGCAGGAGATGGGTAAGCTGACCGGCGGGTTGTCGGTGCCCGGCCTCTTCTAG
- the recR gene encoding recombination mediator RecR codes for MHYARPVARLIEELSRLPGIGPKTAQRLAFHLVAAPPEAAANLAQAILEAREKLGRCSVCANITDEDPCALCRDPGRDRRLICVVEQPRDLVALEKAHGYRGLYHVLHGSLSPMDGVGPQNLTIDRLLARVREGGVDEVIVATNANLEGEATALYLAKVLRPLGVRVTRLAYGLPVGADLEYADGRTLARAIEGRRDV; via the coding sequence ATGCACTACGCCCGGCCGGTGGCGCGGCTGATCGAGGAACTGTCCCGGCTGCCCGGCATCGGCCCGAAGACGGCCCAGCGCCTGGCCTTCCACCTGGTGGCCGCCCCGCCGGAGGCGGCGGCCAACCTGGCGCAGGCCATCCTTGAGGCGCGGGAGAAGCTCGGCCGCTGCTCGGTTTGCGCCAACATCACCGACGAGGACCCCTGCGCCCTTTGCCGCGACCCGGGGCGGGACCGGCGCCTGATCTGCGTCGTCGAGCAGCCGCGTGACCTGGTCGCCCTGGAGAAGGCCCACGGCTACCGGGGCCTGTACCACGTCCTTCACGGCAGCCTTTCCCCGATGGACGGCGTCGGGCCGCAGAACCTGACCATCGACCGCCTCCTGGCGCGGGTCAGGGAAGGCGGCGTCGACGAAGTCATCGTGGCCACCAACGCCAACCTGGAGGGGGAGGCCACCGCCCTGTACCTGGCGAAAGTGCTGCGCCCGCTGGGGGTCAGGGTGACCCGGCTGGCCTACGGCCTGCCGGTGGGAGCCGACCTGGAATACGCCGACGGCCGTACGCTGGCGCGGGCCATCGAGGGCCGGCGGGATGTATAA
- the holB gene encoding DNA polymerase III subunit delta', translating into MSFSEVIGQQIVRRALQAALRNGRVAQAYLFYGPPGVGKRMLARAFARTLLCAAPAGGDEACGGCRDCRLALAGTHPDWHRVSAETKSIGIGAVRELQHAMRYRPYGKRHVVTLEGAERLTAEAANALLKTLEEPSGPAVFLLVTDQPDSLLPTVRSRCLGLPCRPLAKDEVLEGLARHGFSGERTAVWAARCEGSLGRALALARGEDDAEGLAQAVWLAGEIDRMGIAELLAVAGETRTRDELARRLEWFSLWYRDLLWWRETGTADGIVNADRLEEIREQSARLGSRALAARVAAVEEARARLAANANPRLLAEVLYLEIKNL; encoded by the coding sequence ATGTCATTCTCCGAGGTCATCGGCCAGCAAATCGTACGGCGCGCCCTGCAGGCCGCCTTGCGCAACGGGCGGGTCGCCCAGGCCTACCTCTTTTACGGCCCGCCCGGGGTGGGCAAGCGCATGCTCGCCCGGGCCTTCGCCCGCACCCTGCTCTGCGCGGCGCCGGCCGGCGGGGACGAGGCCTGCGGCGGCTGCCGGGACTGCCGCCTGGCCCTGGCCGGCACCCACCCCGATTGGCACCGGGTATCCGCCGAAACGAAGAGCATCGGCATCGGCGCGGTAAGGGAACTGCAGCACGCCATGCGCTACCGGCCCTACGGGAAGCGGCACGTCGTCACTCTGGAGGGCGCCGAGCGCCTGACCGCCGAGGCGGCCAACGCCCTGTTGAAGACCCTGGAGGAACCCAGCGGCCCGGCCGTCTTCCTGCTGGTCACCGACCAGCCGGACAGCCTCCTGCCCACCGTCCGCTCGCGCTGCCTGGGGCTGCCCTGCCGTCCGCTGGCGAAGGACGAGGTGCTCGAAGGGCTGGCCCGCCACGGCTTCAGCGGGGAGAGGACGGCGGTCTGGGCGGCGCGCTGCGAGGGCAGCCTCGGACGGGCCCTGGCCCTGGCGCGGGGCGAGGACGATGCCGAAGGGCTGGCGCAGGCCGTTTGGCTGGCCGGAGAAATTGACAGAATGGGAATAGCGGAATTGCTGGCCGTCGCCGGGGAGACGCGCACCCGGGACGAACTGGCGCGGCGGCTCGAGTGGTTTTCGCTCTGGTACCGGGACCTTCTCTGGTGGCGGGAGACGGGGACGGCCGACGGGATCGTCAACGCCGATCGCCTGGAAGAAATCCGGGAGCAGAGCGCCCGGCTTGGCAGCCGTGCCCTCGCCGCCCGCGTAGCGGCCGTCGAAGAGGCCCGGGCGCGACTCGCGGCGAACGCCAACCCGCGCCTCCTGGCCGAGGTATTGTACCTTGAAATTAAAAACCTGTAG
- a CDS encoding pro-sigmaK processing inhibitor BofA family protein translates to MEWKTILLGLLGLAGLYLVGSFFVTPVKYLGRLLGYAIVGTVLLVLTNLAGTLFGLHIAVNAVTIFTAGLLQIPGVVLLILAKVLLL, encoded by the coding sequence GTGGAATGGAAGACCATCCTGCTCGGCCTGCTGGGGCTGGCGGGCCTCTACCTGGTCGGCAGCTTCTTTGTCACCCCGGTCAAGTATCTGGGCCGTCTATTGGGATACGCGATCGTGGGCACGGTTCTCCTGGTTTTGACGAACCTCGCGGGAACGCTGTTCGGGCTGCACATCGCCGTCAATGCCGTAACCATCTTCACCGCGGGTCTTCTGCAAATTCCGGGAGTGGTCCTGTTGATCCTGGCGAAGGTTTTACTGCTCTAG
- a CDS encoding thiamine pyrophosphate-dependent enzyme, whose protein sequence is MAAPSMPRSWRRDTKPHKFCPGCGHGIALRALGQAIDHLGIQDRAIFGCDIGCSLLAWDFFNVDTVQTHHGRTTPVMTGIKRAKPDLVCVAYMGDGGGYAIGAQHLVNAAARNEEITVILINNTLYAMTGGQMAPTTMPGQKTETTPYGRDPELTGPPLLGPEMVAAITPEGAYVARGTVSKLKQLTKIMIRALQNQIEGRGFSFVEVLSTCPTNWRTNAEETWSFLEEKMPSYFTVGEIKVPAAEGDGNG, encoded by the coding sequence ATTGCGGCACCGTCGATGCCCAGGAGCTGGCGGCGGGACACCAAGCCCCACAAATTCTGTCCCGGCTGCGGCCACGGCATAGCCCTGCGCGCGCTGGGGCAGGCTATCGACCACCTGGGCATCCAGGACCGGGCCATTTTCGGCTGTGACATCGGCTGCAGCCTCCTGGCCTGGGACTTCTTCAACGTCGACACCGTGCAGACCCATCACGGGCGGACCACTCCCGTGATGACGGGCATCAAGCGGGCCAAACCCGACCTGGTCTGCGTCGCCTATATGGGCGACGGCGGCGGGTACGCCATCGGGGCGCAGCACCTGGTGAACGCGGCGGCGCGCAACGAGGAGATTACCGTGATCCTGATCAACAATACTCTGTATGCCATGACCGGCGGCCAGATGGCCCCCACGACCATGCCGGGGCAGAAGACCGAGACCACCCCGTACGGCCGTGACCCGGAACTCACCGGCCCCCCGCTCCTGGGCCCCGAGATGGTGGCGGCGATCACCCCGGAGGGCGCCTACGTGGCGCGGGGAACGGTCAGCAAGCTGAAGCAGTTGACCAAGATAATGATCCGCGCCCTGCAAAACCAGATCGAGGGCCGGGGCTTCTCCTTTGTCGAGGTCCTTTCCACCTGCCCCACGAACTGGCGCACCAACGCCGAGGAGACGTGGTCCTTCCTCGAGGAGAAGATGCCGAGCTACTTCACGGTCGGGGAGATCAAGGTACCCGCCGCCGAAGGGGATGGCAATGGCTAA
- the tmk gene encoding dTMP kinase: MGDRINSRFIVFEGVDGAGKSTQVSLAAEALRGRGREVLVTREPGGTRLGEAVRRLLLDVKNAEMTGETEALLYAAARAQCVREVIAPALRRGTVVLCDRFADSTLAYQGYGRGLDLELLRRINDLATGGLYPALTVVLDLPVDEARLRLADGRRDRLEREAADFHERVRAGYLALAAAAPDTYLVLEADLPVPVLAERILERIEALLD; encoded by the coding sequence ATGGGTGATCGTATCAACAGCCGGTTTATTGTCTTCGAGGGCGTCGACGGCGCGGGTAAGAGCACCCAGGTCTCACTGGCGGCCGAGGCGCTGCGCGGCCGGGGACGGGAGGTCCTGGTGACGCGCGAGCCCGGGGGCACGCGGCTCGGCGAGGCGGTCCGCCGCCTTCTGCTGGACGTCAAAAACGCCGAGATGACGGGCGAGACCGAGGCCCTTCTTTACGCTGCGGCCCGCGCCCAGTGCGTGCGGGAGGTCATCGCCCCGGCCCTGCGGCGCGGGACAGTAGTCCTCTGCGACCGTTTCGCCGACTCGACGCTGGCCTACCAGGGCTACGGGCGGGGGCTGGACCTGGAACTGCTGCGGCGGATCAACGACCTGGCGACGGGCGGGCTCTACCCGGCGCTGACCGTGGTCCTCGACCTGCCGGTGGACGAGGCCCGGCTGCGCCTGGCGGACGGCCGGCGCGACCGGCTGGAGCGGGAGGCGGCCGATTTCCACGAGCGGGTGCGGGCCGGGTACCTGGCCCTGGCGGCGGCTGCGCCGGATACCTACCTGGTCCTCGAGGCGGACCTGCCGGTCCCCGTTCTGGCGGAACGCATCCTGGAGCGGATCGAGGCGCTGTTGGACTAA
- the dnaX gene encoding DNA polymerase III subunit gamma/tau: protein MSYQALYRAWRPRTFGEIVGQEHVTRTLANAVRLGKHAHAYLFCGPRGTGKTSAAKVLAKALNCPRRDDGAEPCNECPSCRAINEGTAVDFLEIDAASNRGVDEVRDLREKVKFRPAAMPYKVYIIDEVHMLTNEAFNALLKTLEEPPAHVVFILATTEPHKIPLTISSRCQRFDFRRIGPREMRARLEHIAAGAGLTVEEGVWSLIIRVADGSLRDALGVLDQVAALGDGAVRLEDVHAILGTVTQEVLAGFMADLDAGNAGAALHRLHGVEAAGKDLRIFARELTDHLRELLLQTLDSGQCPYPRLGEGGLLDALTLFARAEQEMRQAGRQILPLELATVRLVRGRDEEGGQAAGPERAREPGKEQPGHVPSPGGGVRRKEEVWAALLAAVRQKRPSIGGFLARAAAVHIEPGRLVLRFNDSFVHDMVDRPENRAFLEQVMAEIAPGPWQVRCVGDGAAGEA from the coding sequence ATGAGTTATCAGGCCCTTTACCGTGCCTGGCGCCCGCGGACCTTCGGCGAGATCGTCGGGCAGGAACACGTCACCCGTACCCTGGCCAACGCCGTGCGGCTGGGCAAGCACGCCCACGCCTATCTTTTTTGCGGCCCGCGGGGCACCGGCAAGACCAGCGCGGCCAAGGTCCTGGCCAAGGCCCTCAACTGCCCCCGGCGGGATGACGGCGCCGAGCCCTGCAACGAGTGCCCGTCCTGCCGCGCCATCAACGAGGGGACGGCCGTCGACTTCCTGGAGATCGACGCCGCCTCCAACCGCGGCGTGGACGAGGTGCGCGACCTGCGGGAGAAGGTCAAGTTCCGGCCCGCGGCCATGCCCTACAAGGTCTACATCATCGACGAGGTCCACATGCTCACCAACGAGGCCTTCAACGCCCTGCTGAAGACCCTGGAGGAGCCGCCCGCGCACGTCGTGTTCATCCTGGCCACTACCGAACCGCACAAGATCCCCCTGACCATCAGCTCCCGCTGCCAGCGCTTCGACTTCCGGCGCATCGGCCCGCGGGAGATGCGGGCCCGCCTGGAGCACATCGCCGCCGGCGCCGGGCTCACCGTGGAAGAGGGGGTTTGGTCCTTGATCATCCGCGTCGCCGACGGCAGCCTGCGGGACGCCCTCGGCGTCCTGGACCAGGTGGCCGCCCTGGGCGACGGCGCCGTGCGCCTGGAAGACGTTCACGCCATCCTGGGCACCGTCACGCAGGAGGTCCTGGCCGGCTTTATGGCCGACCTGGATGCCGGCAATGCCGGGGCGGCCCTGCACCGCCTGCACGGGGTCGAGGCCGCCGGCAAGGACCTGCGGATCTTCGCCCGTGAGTTGACCGACCACCTGCGGGAACTGCTGCTTCAAACCCTTGACAGCGGCCAATGCCCTTACCCGCGCCTGGGCGAGGGAGGGCTCCTGGACGCCCTGACCCTGTTCGCCCGCGCCGAGCAGGAGATGCGCCAGGCCGGCCGGCAGATCCTGCCCCTGGAACTGGCGACGGTCCGCCTGGTCCGCGGCCGGGACGAGGAGGGAGGACAGGCGGCAGGCCCCGAGCGCGCGCGGGAACCCGGGAAAGAACAGCCGGGGCACGTACCCTCGCCGGGGGGCGGCGTGCGGCGGAAGGAGGAGGTCTGGGCGGCGCTCCTGGCGGCCGTCCGCCAAAAGAGACCCTCGATCGGGGGCTTTTTGGCCCGGGCGGCGGCGGTCCACATCGAGCCCGGGCGCCTGGTTCTGCGGTTCAACGACTCTTTTGTCCACGACATGGTAGACCGCCCGGAGAACCGGGCTTTCCTGGAACAGGTTATGGCGGAGATCGCCCCCGGTCCCTGGCAGGTCCGGTGTGTTGGGGACGGTGCCGCCGGGGAAGCTTAG
- a CDS encoding transketolase C-terminal domain-containing protein, protein MPQGQEVGSPITGERRVFMTGNEVIAWAALAARADIMYGYPITPQNEIMHYWTRLAPKYGKGFLQTEDELSAGFTTLGGVMAGRKAFTATAGPGNVLMQEPMSMAEAMRLPVVVAVMQRGGPSTGTVIYSQQEVNLTTFGGNGEGLRVVYSTATHQELYDYTIKAFNTAWRYRFPTFILADGYQGKMREPLTIYDPVERGIELLAPEAFLGLPGTPGVDRPPAQYRNTYNLEEELQEVLLDYIEEYEKVAPEIVEHDDLGTEDAEVVVAAHGVVARACKQAVEQLRNEGLKVGYFRPITLRPLPVDALRAVAGRTRRILVVESAYGQLGRLLRDGLYGLTVEMVSHYKPGVGITPEEVAAHARELVS, encoded by the coding sequence GTGCCCCAGGGACAGGAAGTGGGGAGCCCGATCACAGGGGAACGCAGGGTCTTTATGACCGGTAACGAAGTCATCGCCTGGGCCGCCCTGGCCGCCCGGGCGGACATTATGTACGGCTACCCGATCACCCCGCAGAACGAGATCATGCACTACTGGACCAGGCTGGCCCCGAAATACGGCAAGGGGTTCTTACAGACGGAGGACGAGCTTTCAGCCGGGTTCACAACCCTCGGCGGGGTCATGGCCGGGCGGAAGGCCTTCACCGCCACCGCCGGTCCGGGGAACGTGCTCATGCAGGAGCCCATGTCAATGGCCGAGGCCATGCGCCTGCCGGTGGTGGTCGCCGTGATGCAGCGGGGCGGGCCCTCGACCGGGACGGTCATCTACTCCCAGCAGGAGGTCAACCTGACGACTTTCGGCGGGAACGGCGAGGGGCTGCGGGTTGTCTATTCCACGGCCACGCACCAGGAGCTTTACGACTACACGATCAAGGCCTTCAATACCGCCTGGCGCTACCGCTTCCCGACCTTCATCCTCGCCGACGGGTACCAGGGCAAGATGCGGGAACCCCTTACGATCTACGACCCGGTGGAGCGGGGCATTGAACTCCTGGCGCCCGAGGCCTTCCTCGGCCTGCCGGGGACGCCGGGCGTCGACCGCCCGCCGGCCCAGTACCGGAATACTTACAACCTGGAGGAAGAACTCCAGGAAGTGCTCCTGGACTACATCGAGGAGTACGAAAAAGTGGCGCCGGAGATCGTCGAGCACGACGATCTCGGCACGGAAGACGCCGAAGTGGTTGTCGCGGCCCACGGCGTGGTCGCCCGGGCCTGCAAGCAGGCCGTGGAGCAGCTGCGGAACGAGGGCCTGAAGGTGGGCTACTTCCGGCCCATCACCCTGCGTCCTCTCCCCGTGGACGCCCTGCGGGCCGTCGCCGGGCGGACGCGGCGCATCCTGGTGGTGGAGTCGGCCTACGGCCAGCTCGGGCGCCTCCTGCGCGACGGCCTCTACGGGCTGACCGTGGAAATGGTGTCCCACTACAAGCCGGGCGTGGGGATCACCCCGGAGGAAGTCGCCGCCCACGCGCGGGAGCTAGTAAGTTAG
- a CDS encoding stage 0 sporulation family protein, producing MTGLVVGVRFKKAGKIYFFDPGTLELKPGDGVIVETVRGMEYGEVVQGSKPRTDGGDQPLKPVVRKADAEDRQRLEELSRKEEKAFKICQEKIVAHGLPMKLIGVDYTFDGNKIVFYFSAEGRIDFRELVRDLASVFRTRIELRQIGVRDEAKMMGGLGCCGRELCCATWLREFTPVSIRMAKDQNLSLNPTKISGICGRLMCCLKYENEVYEDAREECPEAGARVKTPEGEGRVTGVNIFKHTVSVELKQSKQVREFPAAEVKVLGGEREKH from the coding sequence ATGACCGGGCTAGTTGTGGGGGTCCGCTTCAAGAAGGCGGGCAAGATATACTTCTTCGATCCCGGGACGCTGGAGCTGAAGCCGGGCGACGGGGTGATTGTTGAGACGGTGCGCGGCATGGAGTACGGGGAGGTCGTACAGGGCTCCAAGCCCCGGACTGACGGCGGCGACCAGCCGCTCAAGCCCGTCGTCCGCAAAGCCGACGCGGAGGACCGGCAGCGGCTGGAAGAACTGAGCCGGAAGGAAGAAAAGGCCTTCAAGATCTGCCAGGAAAAGATCGTGGCGCACGGCCTGCCGATGAAGCTCATCGGCGTGGACTACACCTTCGATGGCAACAAGATCGTGTTCTACTTTTCCGCCGAGGGGCGGATCGATTTCCGGGAACTGGTCCGGGACCTGGCCTCGGTCTTCCGCACCCGCATCGAACTGCGGCAGATCGGGGTACGTGACGAGGCGAAGATGATGGGCGGGCTGGGCTGCTGCGGGCGTGAGCTATGCTGTGCGACCTGGCTGCGGGAGTTCACCCCGGTCTCCATCCGGATGGCCAAGGACCAGAACCTATCCCTCAACCCGACGAAGATCTCCGGCATCTGTGGCCGGCTCATGTGCTGCCTGAAATATGAAAACGAGGTTTATGAGGATGCCCGCGAAGAATGCCCGGAAGCGGGGGCGCGGGTCAAGACCCCTGAGGGCGAGGGCAGGGTCACGGGCGTCAACATCTTCAAGCACACCGTCAGCGTTGAGCTGAAGCAGTCCAAGCAGGTGCGGGAGTTCCCGGCCGCCGAGGTCAAAGTCCTGGGCGGGGAGCGGGAAAAGCACTGA
- a CDS encoding 4Fe-4S binding protein has protein sequence MHGFEPVMFKFNKGVFTVFPGLCKGCGLCIQKCPKNSLGWSKVLGIYGTPSVEPDENCIACGICAAVCPDCAILIGRNGQGPPARKDLGTKPLKEEPHEERPLH, from the coding sequence GTGCACGGGTTTGAACCAGTCATGTTCAAATTCAACAAAGGAGTCTTCACCGTTTTCCCCGGCTTGTGCAAGGGATGCGGACTCTGTATCCAGAAGTGTCCGAAGAACAGTCTGGGCTGGTCCAAGGTGCTCGGCATCTACGGCACCCCTTCGGTGGAGCCCGACGAAAACTGCATCGCCTGCGGCATCTGCGCCGCGGTCTGCCCGGACTGTGCCATCCTTATCGGGCGTAACGGGCAGGGGCCGCCGGCGCGCAAGGATTTGGGGACCAAACCCCTGAAGGAGGAGCCGCACGAGGAGCGGCCGCTGCACTAA
- a CDS encoding 2-oxoacid:acceptor oxidoreductase family protein: MAKTVKIVIAGEGGQGVQAVAEILAEAAYEEGREALYIPNFGVEQRGGVSVAFLQISDGPIGAPKFEKGDIVVALSERAVPRTTHYAGPETLYVYDTMAEPSPEDLPKEARQVLAIPGVEVAKKELHPRVFNVLIMGAVIQASGVVAVDSAKKAIEKRLGYKFAKDPKLRELNYRAMERGMELVGQVMRGGQAGARV, encoded by the coding sequence ATGGCTAAGACAGTAAAGATCGTCATTGCCGGCGAGGGGGGCCAGGGGGTCCAGGCGGTGGCCGAGATTCTGGCCGAGGCGGCCTACGAAGAGGGGCGGGAGGCGCTCTACATCCCGAACTTCGGCGTCGAACAGCGGGGCGGCGTCTCGGTGGCCTTCCTGCAGATCAGCGACGGCCCCATCGGGGCCCCGAAGTTCGAAAAAGGGGATATCGTGGTCGCCCTGAGCGAGCGGGCCGTTCCCCGGACCACGCATTACGCCGGGCCGGAGACGCTCTACGTTTATGATACAATGGCTGAACCCTCGCCCGAAGATTTGCCGAAAGAGGCGCGGCAGGTCCTCGCCATCCCGGGCGTGGAGGTGGCCAAGAAAGAACTGCACCCCCGGGTTTTCAACGTTTTGATTATGGGGGCCGTGATCCAGGCTTCGGGCGTGGTGGCCGTTGACAGCGCCAAGAAAGCCATTGAAAAACGGCTGGGCTACAAGTTTGCCAAGGATCCCAAGCTGAGAGAATTGAACTACCGCGCTATGGAACGGGGCATGGAACTGGTAGGGCAGGTCATGCGAGGAGGTCAAGCGGGTGCACGGGTTTGA